One window of Blastocatellia bacterium genomic DNA carries:
- a CDS encoding HD domain-containing phosphohydrolase, whose amino-acid sequence METAKGKAQEDNLGTRIDTFEKYTYPHARLLAELATRLARRFGLTPQDTHAITEAALLHDIGLLAMTPSYHARPGLLNYEERMDLWRHAVIGEQQMAKREATRHAQLLVRWHHEWWCGLGYPDMLAFEDIPIGARLLRAVELYCALIGDRPYRAAMSAEQAMETLKASAGIECDPYVVKALAALLDDLQAQAELSTASASPPAPDQPSEISGPPAPPVEAAPVSPTPPVEAAHGESLADSPWQTGANVPDAWTPSQVPADAVPVMPAGDDSAVSDAAPVAEPVAPAPEAAGEAPALAPEAAIEEAATPIASHDELPAASPAVSEPAVTGRSPVAWLMTGGRWREIKDEQVSKWDGWRSSRYNRKSLLGFEASVLRQVEFRSVAIPFFGWTRLDLYLKAWGKAILANDPRAWAAAVARAMLESRTMLGEEQIARLLEDVYVPGVRLANPELRRWFNETDAWWMDNLRRNIESLDTEAWRAQALATGLMTGDYALSFNDATRELRRPLTTVFWRMAGRALAGPSSYAASHSANMPAEAFIRQARADLLYLSLPAAHTTQAGAEARSEWREAWVRAEAAPEATDLDRLTSAPQSKHAYLAMIDRLLRAALHLRTWAISYQEIGLASVAEITELIQEHRPVRATYSKDLTEVAGGLRNYIIVADRAAS is encoded by the coding sequence GTGGAGACGGCGAAAGGCAAAGCGCAGGAAGATAACCTCGGCACCCGCATAGACACCTTCGAGAAATACACCTACCCGCACGCGCGTTTGCTAGCCGAGCTGGCGACGCGATTGGCGCGGCGCTTCGGACTGACGCCGCAAGACACCCATGCCATTACGGAAGCGGCGCTGCTGCACGACATCGGCTTGCTGGCGATGACGCCGTCTTACCATGCGCGACCGGGCCTGCTCAACTACGAAGAGCGCATGGATTTGTGGCGGCACGCGGTCATCGGCGAGCAGCAGATGGCCAAGCGCGAGGCCACACGCCATGCGCAATTGCTGGTGCGCTGGCATCACGAATGGTGGTGCGGGCTCGGCTATCCAGACATGCTCGCCTTCGAGGACATCCCCATCGGCGCACGCCTGCTGCGCGCCGTCGAGCTTTACTGCGCGCTGATCGGCGACCGCCCTTACCGCGCGGCGATGAGCGCCGAACAGGCGATGGAAACGCTGAAAGCGTCTGCCGGCATCGAATGCGACCCCTATGTCGTCAAGGCGCTGGCGGCGCTGCTCGACGATCTACAGGCGCAGGCCGAATTATCCACAGCCTCCGCCTCGCCGCCAGCGCCGGATCAGCCTTCGGAAATTTCCGGGCCGCCCGCGCCGCCCGTTGAAGCGGCGCCTGTGTCACCGACGCCGCCCGTCGAAGCCGCTCACGGCGAGTCGCTCGCGGATTCGCCCTGGCAAACAGGCGCGAACGTGCCCGACGCCTGGACGCCTTCGCAAGTACCAGCCGACGCCGTGCCCGTCATGCCCGCGGGTGACGATTCAGCGGTGAGCGATGCCGCGCCTGTCGCTGAACCTGTTGCCCCTGCTCCCGAAGCCGCCGGCGAAGCCCCGGCCCTCGCGCCCGAAGCCGCAATTGAAGAAGCCGCGACGCCCATCGCTTCGCATGACGAATTGCCCGCGGCCTCGCCCGCCGTAAGCGAGCCAGCGGTCACCGGACGCTCGCCGGTCGCATGGCTGATGACCGGCGGGCGCTGGCGCGAGATCAAAGACGAGCAGGTGTCGAAATGGGACGGCTGGCGTTCGAGCAGGTATAACCGCAAATCGCTGCTCGGCTTTGAAGCGAGCGTCTTAAGACAGGTCGAGTTCCGCTCGGTCGCCATTCCGTTCTTCGGCTGGACACGGCTCGACCTCTACCTGAAAGCATGGGGCAAGGCGATTCTGGCCAACGACCCGCGCGCCTGGGCGGCGGCAGTAGCGCGCGCCATGCTTGAATCGCGGACGATGCTCGGCGAAGAGCAGATCGCCCGCCTGCTCGAAGACGTCTACGTGCCGGGCGTGCGTTTGGCGAACCCGGAATTGCGCCGCTGGTTCAACGAAACGGACGCATGGTGGATGGACAACCTGCGCCGCAACATCGAATCGCTCGACACCGAAGCATGGCGAGCGCAGGCACTCGCCACGGGATTGATGACCGGCGATTATGCGCTGTCGTTTAATGATGCGACGCGCGAGCTGAGGCGACCGCTGACGACGGTCTTCTGGCGGATGGCGGGCCGGGCGCTCGCCGGGCCGTCGAGCTATGCGGCGAGCCATAGCGCCAATATGCCCGCCGAAGCGTTCATCCGCCAGGCGCGCGCCGATTTGCTCTACCTCAGCCTGCCGGCGGCGCATACCACACAGGCCGGGGCCGAAGCGCGTTCCGAGTGGCGCGAAGCCTGGGTGCGCGCAGAGGCCGCGCCGGAGGCGACCGACCTCGACCGGCTGACGAGCGCGCCGCAATCGAAACACGCTTACCTGGCGATGATTGACCGCCTGTTGCGCGCCGCCTTGCACCTGCGCACCTGGGCCATCAGCTATCAAGAGATCGGGCTGGCCTCCGTAGCCGAGATTACCGAGTTGATTCAAGAGCATCGCCCGGTGCGCGCCACTTACTCAAAAGACCTGACCGAAGTCGCCGGCGGGTTGCGCAACTACATCATCGTGGCCGACCGCGCCGCCAGTTAG
- a CDS encoding response regulator has protein sequence MSSSPSIILCVEDDVDTQEMMRVMIGGWGYGFEVVGTCTDALQLIRGSKLAAVLLDNSLPDCTGIDLCRQVRQFDTRLPIIFLSGSAHDDERQLALDSGANVFLSKPFGLEALLEVLNTYAPL, from the coding sequence ATGTCCAGTAGTCCTTCGATCATTTTGTGCGTTGAAGACGATGTGGATACGCAGGAGATGATGCGTGTCATGATTGGCGGGTGGGGGTATGGGTTTGAAGTGGTGGGGACCTGCACGGATGCCTTGCAGTTGATTCGCGGCAGCAAGCTGGCGGCAGTCTTGCTGGACAACTCGCTGCCCGATTGCACGGGCATTGACTTATGCCGCCAGGTGCGTCAGTTCGACACGCGCCTGCCGATCATTTTCCTATCCGGCTCGGCGCACGACGATGAGCGGCAGCTGGCTTTGGATTCTGGCGCCAACGTCTTTCTCAGCAAGCCCTTCGGCCTTGAAGCGCTGCTGGAAGTCCTCAACACCTACGCGCCGCTGTGA
- the pssA gene encoding CDP-diacylglycerol--serine O-phosphatidyltransferase: MADERVAPPTAPPRPMRRSRKAVYVIPSLLTTANIFCGFYSIMESLRAISALGPGAFSGDLWAGGDTVGSSILVATEHFDRAAITIGFAALFDLLDGRVARLTNTTSEFGIELDSIADVVSFGLAPAVLAFAWGYGQVPELRNVGWAASFLFLICGALRLARFNVQARQTKPNQPPKNPKIDKKAFVGLPIPFGAAMIASLIHFAPRPLAEVKSVQVPFTSQFLPVNSQLLATLFAALVIGLAFLMVSTLRYSSFKNVGTQNTNPRVMILALALVGLLIWFYSRPTLLIVSTIYVAHGIFGKLWSLVRVRRSSAPSEMELERKPRP; this comes from the coding sequence ATGGCCGATGAGAGAGTCGCCCCGCCGACCGCGCCGCCGCGCCCCATGCGCCGCTCGCGCAAAGCCGTCTACGTCATTCCCAGCCTGTTGACGACGGCCAACATCTTCTGCGGTTTCTACTCTATTATGGAATCGCTCCGCGCCATTAGCGCGCTGGGGCCTGGCGCGTTTTCCGGCGATTTGTGGGCCGGCGGCGACACCGTCGGCTCATCGATTCTTGTAGCAACCGAGCATTTCGACCGCGCGGCGATTACCATCGGCTTCGCGGCGCTGTTCGACCTGCTCGATGGCCGCGTCGCGCGATTGACGAACACGACCTCGGAGTTTGGCATCGAGCTGGATTCGATTGCGGATGTGGTGTCGTTCGGGCTGGCGCCGGCGGTGCTGGCTTTCGCGTGGGGTTATGGGCAGGTTCCCGAATTGCGTAACGTCGGCTGGGCGGCGTCGTTTCTCTTTTTGATCTGCGGCGCGCTGCGGCTGGCGCGCTTCAACGTGCAGGCGCGGCAGACGAAGCCGAATCAGCCGCCGAAGAATCCCAAGATAGACAAGAAAGCCTTCGTCGGTCTGCCCATTCCTTTCGGCGCGGCAATGATTGCTTCGCTGATTCACTTCGCGCCGCGGCCCCTGGCTGAAGTCAAAAGCGTCCAGGTGCCGTTCACCAGTCAATTCCTGCCGGTCAATTCACAACTCTTAGCGACCTTGTTTGCGGCGCTGGTCATCGGCCTGGCTTTTCTGATGGTTTCGACGCTGCGTTATTCGAGCTTCAAGAACGTCGGCACGCAGAATACGAACCCGCGGGTGATGATCCTGGCGCTGGCGCTCGTCGGATTGTTGATCTGGTTCTACTCGCGCCCGACGCTGCTGATCGTTTCGACCATCTATGTCGCGCACGGCATCTTCGGCAAGCTCTGGTCGCTTGTCCGTGTGCGCCGCAGCAGTGCGCCTTCTGAAATGGAACTTGAACGAAAGCCGCGCCCCTGA
- a CDS encoding phosphatidylserine decarboxylase family protein translates to MVMAKEGIPYIILFIVPAIIFAWLGWWIAAALCLALTAFMAFFFRDPQRDCPVDDRLIISPADGRVVVVAPVEPNRADSATQISIFLSPMDVHINRSPIAGEIVEAVYKPGAFHVASRDIASVENEQNALTIRGRLVTIGVRQIAGLLARRVVLWKQQGDQVQLGERIGLMKFSSRMDVIVPPEVEVLVRPGERVRGGITVLARVRCE, encoded by the coding sequence ATCGTCATGGCTAAAGAAGGGATTCCCTACATCATTCTGTTTATCGTGCCGGCGATTATCTTTGCCTGGCTCGGCTGGTGGATCGCCGCGGCGCTGTGTCTGGCTCTGACCGCGTTCATGGCGTTCTTCTTCCGCGACCCGCAGCGCGATTGCCCGGTTGACGACCGGCTGATTATCTCGCCCGCCGATGGACGCGTCGTCGTCGTCGCGCCGGTCGAGCCCAATCGCGCCGATTCGGCGACGCAGATTTCGATCTTTCTGTCGCCGATGGATGTGCATATCAACCGCTCGCCGATTGCCGGCGAGATCGTCGAGGCGGTGTATAAGCCGGGCGCTTTTCACGTCGCCTCGCGCGACATCGCCTCGGTTGAAAACGAGCAGAATGCCCTGACGATTCGCGGGCGGCTGGTGACGATTGGCGTGCGGCAGATCGCCGGCCTGCTGGCGCGACGCGTCGTGCTGTGGAAGCAGCAAGGCGACCAGGTGCAGCTCGGCGAGCGCATCGGATTGATGAAGTTCAGCTCGCGCATGGATGTCATTGTGCCGCCCGAAGTCGAAGTCCTGGTGCGTCCCGGCGAGCGCGTTCGCGGCGGCATCACGGTGCTGGCGCGCGTCCGCTGCGAGTAG
- a CDS encoding YdcH family protein has protein sequence MSHAETEALKQHLIDNDTHFAELVNTHREYDKRLIELEELHYPSAEEQMEEAMLKRKKLQLKDEMETIMRHYKEQHQAAGH, from the coding sequence ATGAGCCATGCGGAGACCGAGGCGCTCAAGCAGCACCTCATCGACAACGACACGCACTTCGCGGAACTGGTCAACACACACCGCGAGTACGACAAGCGGTTGATCGAGCTAGAGGAGCTGCATTACCCGAGCGCCGAGGAGCAGATGGAAGAAGCCATGCTCAAGAGAAAGAAGTTGCAGTTGAAAGACGAGATGGAAACGATCATGCGCCACTACAAAGAGCAGCATCAGGCGGCAGGTCACTAA
- a CDS encoding carboxylesterase family protein, producing the protein MKLSVSGAGLIIAIIFASALAAVAQTSDRVKTANGIVAGAGRQSSGVRIFRGIPFAQPPVGDLRWKEPQPVKDWQGVRQADKFGPRCMQAPIFGDMGFRSNGMSEDCLYLNVWTPATTGKERLPVLVYFYGGGFVAGDGSEPRYDGESMAAKGIVAITVNYRLGVFGFLAHPELTKESPHHASGNYALLDQSAALRWVRQNVAAFGGDPRRVTIAGESAGSASVSAQMVSPLSKDLIAGAIGESGSIIATLPPVPLAQAEQTGEKFAVGLGATSLAALRAMSTQQVFEAATQGGFASVGRFPITLDGYFFSEAPAATFAAGRQAKVPLLVGWNSEEMTGAALLRGKEPTPENYQKAVREQLGLRADEALKLYPATTREEVMAAATDLAGDRFIGYSTWKWSDIHSQTGGKPVYRYFYARPRPAMSAAFANATPGLAGGVTRGQNAAPPPASGAVHSAEIEYALGNLDTNKVYAWTPEDYRVSKTMQAYFANFIKKGDPNGPGLPAWPAVERGKPAQVMRLDVESRADVEKHRERYLFLDQF; encoded by the coding sequence ATGAAACTATCGGTGAGCGGCGCCGGTTTAATTATCGCCATCATCTTTGCCTCCGCCTTAGCCGCGGTCGCGCAAACCAGCGACCGCGTCAAGACGGCCAACGGCATCGTCGCCGGAGCCGGCAGGCAAAGCTCCGGCGTGCGCATCTTCAGAGGCATCCCGTTCGCCCAGCCGCCCGTCGGCGACCTGCGCTGGAAGGAGCCGCAGCCGGTCAAGGACTGGCAGGGCGTGCGCCAGGCCGATAAATTCGGGCCGCGCTGCATGCAAGCGCCCATCTTCGGCGACATGGGTTTCCGCTCCAATGGCATGAGCGAAGACTGTCTCTACCTGAACGTCTGGACGCCGGCCACGACGGGCAAAGAACGTTTGCCTGTGCTGGTCTATTTTTATGGCGGCGGCTTTGTCGCCGGCGACGGCTCGGAGCCGCGCTATGACGGCGAGAGCATGGCGGCAAAAGGCATCGTCGCCATCACGGTCAATTACCGGCTCGGCGTCTTCGGCTTTCTCGCGCACCCCGAGCTGACGAAAGAATCGCCGCACCACGCCTCAGGCAATTACGCCTTGCTGGATCAGAGCGCGGCCCTGCGCTGGGTGCGGCAAAACGTCGCGGCCTTCGGCGGTGACCCGCGGCGTGTGACCATCGCCGGCGAATCCGCCGGCTCGGCCTCTGTGAGCGCGCAGATGGTTTCGCCGCTCTCAAAGGATTTGATCGCCGGCGCCATCGGCGAGAGCGGCTCGATCATTGCGACGCTGCCGCCCGTGCCGCTGGCGCAGGCAGAGCAGACGGGAGAGAAGTTCGCCGTTGGGCTGGGCGCGACATCGCTTGCCGCCCTGCGCGCCATGAGCACGCAGCAGGTTTTCGAGGCGGCGACGCAAGGCGGCTTTGCCAGCGTCGGGCGTTTCCCGATCACCCTGGACGGCTACTTCTTCAGCGAAGCTCCGGCGGCGACCTTTGCCGCGGGCCGTCAGGCGAAGGTGCCGCTGCTGGTCGGCTGGAACTCGGAAGAGATGACCGGGGCCGCCCTGCTGCGCGGCAAGGAGCCGACGCCGGAGAATTATCAGAAGGCGGTGCGCGAACAGCTCGGCCTGCGCGCCGACGAGGCGCTGAAGCTCTACCCGGCAACCACGCGCGAAGAGGTGATGGCGGCGGCGACCGATCTGGCGGGCGACCGCTTCATCGGCTACAGCACGTGGAAGTGGAGCGACATTCATAGCCAGACGGGCGGCAAGCCGGTCTATCGCTACTTCTACGCCCGTCCGCGCCCGGCGATGAGCGCCGCGTTTGCCAACGCCACGCCCGGCCTTGCCGGCGGCGTGACGCGCGGCCAGAATGCAGCGCCGCCGCCGGCGAGCGGCGCCGTCCATTCGGCGGAGATCGAATACGCGCTCGGCAACCTCGATACGAATAAGGTCTATGCCTGGACGCCGGAAGATTACCGGGTGTCGAAGACGATGCAGGCGTACTTCGCCAACTTCATCAAGAAAGGCGATCCCAACGGGCCGGGCTTGCCGGCGTGGCCGGCGGTCGAGCGCGGCAAGCCGGCGCAGGTCATGCGCCTGGATGTGGAGTCGCGGGCTGATGTCGAAAAGCACCGCGAGCGGTATCTGTTCCTCGATCAATTCTAG